In one Juglans regia cultivar Chandler chromosome 11, Walnut 2.0, whole genome shotgun sequence genomic region, the following are encoded:
- the LOC109002923 gene encoding O-fucosyltransferase 16 — MASQRRRHHYYHRLRLLIPFISAISGALLILFALLSFLAPSPVDSDHLRHRSFLNVPEDDAVGISASRVPSGGGKSDRHIWSSRNSKFYYGCSNASNNFPKAEAITHPNRFLAIATSGGLNQQRTGITDAVVAARILNATLVVPKLDQKSFWKDSSNFSEIFDVDWFISFLSKDIKIIRQLPRKRGKLMTPYTMRVPRKCSERCYQNRVLPVLSKKHAVQLTKFDYRLANKLATDLQKLRCRVNYHALRFTDTILDMGQKLVHRMRMKSKHYIALHLRFEPDMLAFSGCYYGGGEKERKELAAIRRRWKTLHISNPDKERRHGKCPLTPEEVGLMLRALGYGSDVHIYVASGEVYGGEETLAPLKALFPNFHSKETIASKEELEPFASFSSRMAALDFIVCDESDVFVTNNNGNMARILAGRRRYFGHKPTIRPNAKKLYRLFLSRSNMTWDVFASRVRTFQRGFMGEPNEVRPGRGEFHENPSTCVCEDSDAKVKRDSGPRKYGKGYNPTRKDAVIDDQNVDDEPEWLDMDDVEDQNDPLERGLFNGTGLDYDGATSDEPELEEILSD, encoded by the exons ATGGCGTCTCAGAGACGTCGCCACCACTATTACCATCGCCTTCGCCTCCTCATTCCCTTCATCTCCGCTATTTCCGGTGCCCTTCTCATCCTATTCGCTCTCCTATCCTTTCTCGCTCCATCCCCAGTGGATTCCGACCACCTACGCCACCGCTCTTTC CTTAACGTACCAGAGGACGATGCGGTTGGAATTTCGGCATCTCGTGTTCCG AGCGGCGGGGGAAAATCGGATCGTCATATTTGGAGTTCCAGAAATTCCAAGTTCTACTATGGTTGCAGCAATGCCAGCAACAATTTTCCAA agGCTGAAGCTATTACACATCCCAATCGATTTTTGGCAATAGCAACCAGTGGAGGTTTGAATCAACAAAGAACTGGG ATTACAGATGCTGTTGTTGCTGCCCGTATATTAAATGCTACTCTTGTTGTTCCAAAGCTGGATCAAAAGTCTTTCTGGAAGGATTCCAG TAACTTTTCAGAGATCTTTGATGTTGATTGGTTTATATCATTTCTGTCAAAAGACATTAAAATTATTCGACAACTACCTAGGAAGAGAGGGAAACTTATGACTCCATACACCATGCGTGTCCCAAGGAAGTGCAGTGAAAGATGTTATCAAAATCGTGTTTTGCCCGTTCTCTCAAAAAAGCAT GCTGTTCAGCTTACCAAGTTTGATTACAGACTTGCAAACAAGTTGGCCACAGATTTGCAGAAGTTGAGATGCAGAGTTAACTACCATGCTTTAAGATTTACTGATACAATACTTGATATGGGTCAAAAATTGGTTCATCGGATGAGGATGAAAAGCAAGCATTACATCGCATTGCACCTGAG GTTTGAACCTGATATGCTTGCATTCTCAGGATGTTATTATGGTGgtggggaaaaagaaaggaaagaactgGCTGCAATACGAAGGAGGTGGAAAACTTTACAT ATCAGCAATCCTGACAAGGAAAGGAGGCATGGAAAATGCCCGCTCACGCCAGAAGAAGTAGGCCTGATGCTAAGAGCTTTGGGGTATGGTAGTGATGTCCATATTTATGTGGCATCTGGGGAAGTATATGGAGGGGAAGAGACATTGGCACCCCTGAAAGCACTTTTCCCCAATTTTCATTCAAAAGAAACTATAGCCTCCAAGGAGGAGTTGGAACCATttgcttcattttcttctcGCATGGCTGCACTTGACTTCATAGTGTGTGATGAAAGTGATGTATTTGTTACCAACAACAACGGTAATATGGCTAGAATATTAGCTGGAAGAAG GAGATATTTTGGACACAAACCCACCATTCGTCCAAATGCTAAAAAGTTATATCGGCTGTTCTTGAGCAGAAGTAACATGACTTGGGATGTGTTTGCTTCTAGAGTTCGTACTTTTCAAAGAGGTTTTATGGGGGAGCCAAATGAAGTGAGGCCGGGCAGGGGTGAGTTTCATGAGAACCCATCTACATGTGTATGTGAAGATTCCGATGCCAAGGTGAAGAGAGATTCCGGCCCTAGAAAATATGGCAAGGGTTATAATCCCACCAGAAAAGATGCAGTTATTGATGATCAAAATGTTGACGATGAGCCAGAATGGCTTGACATGGATGATGTTGAAGATCAGAATGACCCCCTAGAGAGAGGTCTGTTCAATGGAACTGGTTTGGATTATGATGGAGCAACCTCTGATGAACCTGAGTTAGAAGAGATTCTTTCTGACTAA